A single genomic interval of Streptomyces sp. NBC_00663 harbors:
- the afsQ1 gene encoding two-component system response regulator AfsQ1 → MPSLLLIEDDDAIRTALELSLTRQGHRVATAATGEDGLKLLREQRPDLIVLDVMLPGIDGFEVCRRIRRTDQLPIILLTARSDDIDVVVGLESGADDYVVKPVQGRVLDARIRAVLRRGEREANDAATFGSLVIDRAAMTVTKNGEDLQLTPTELRLLLELSRRPGQALSRQQLLRLVWEHDYLGDSRLVDACVQRLRAKVEDVPSSPTLIRTVRGVGYRLDSPQ, encoded by the coding sequence GTGCCTTCCCTGTTGCTGATCGAGGACGACGACGCCATCCGTACGGCCCTGGAGCTGTCTCTGACGCGCCAGGGTCACCGGGTTGCCACGGCTGCCACCGGTGAGGACGGTCTGAAGCTGCTGCGCGAGCAGCGGCCGGACCTGATCGTGCTGGATGTGATGCTGCCCGGCATCGACGGGTTCGAGGTGTGCCGGCGCATCCGGCGCACGGACCAGTTGCCGATCATTTTGCTGACCGCGCGCAGTGACGACATCGACGTCGTGGTCGGACTGGAGTCCGGCGCCGACGACTATGTCGTCAAACCCGTGCAGGGACGGGTGCTCGACGCCCGTATCCGTGCCGTGCTGCGGCGCGGTGAGCGCGAGGCCAACGACGCGGCGACCTTCGGCAGTCTGGTCATCGACCGTGCCGCCATGACCGTCACCAAGAACGGCGAGGACCTTCAGCTCACGCCGACCGAGCTGCGGCTGCTCCTGGAGCTCAGCCGGCGGCCCGGTCAGGCGCTCTCCCGGCAGCAACTCCTGCGCCTGGTCTGGGAACACGACTACCTCGGTGACTCGCGGCTCGTCGACGCGTGTGTGCAGCGACTGCGCGCCAAGGTCGAGGACGTGCCGTCCTCCCCGACCCTGATCCGTACGGTCCGTGGCGTCGGCTACCGGCTGGACTCGCCTCAGTGA